In the genome of Phycisphaerales bacterium, one region contains:
- the cas5u6u gene encoding type I-U CRISPR-associated protein Cas5/Cas6: MPSHLHISVTFLQHTCHARLGKEDAAPNEWPPSPLRLFQAMVAGAAARWAGDDGSTRAALTAQAPVAALGWLANLCAATPPTILAPRAVTGQTVPRYVPNNSADLVAAKWSRGDVLAMFEDRTKKVFRPTHLLDGDTVHYLWPLDETSERQARQNEPTIAAAARCIVALGWGIDAAIGDARIIDEPQAARLSGERWEPGRVGTPGLRLPVSNTLDALIDRHAKFLDRLKDGVFHPVPRLRAFSTSAYRRASDVPPRPFAAFALRRLDDPEKSRPFGVENAAKVAAMLRHVACKATQKDRDYWAAVPGGSNMYVAGHTRDDPALTRGPTPPRFSYLPLPSIGSPYADGMIRRVLVAEPHDGDGRHAKWAAMRLAASDLIDEDTGEAVATLERLDPTDRVLRMFTQRSRAWITATPIVLPGYDGLKATKAAKLLSRACDQAGLPSGSVESFEFIGPPAHTGGAGRFFVPKYLRRWPLRWAVLHFTEKVEGPLALGAGRHCGLGALSAIDPRA; the protein is encoded by the coding sequence ATGCCCTCTCACCTCCACATCTCCGTCACCTTCCTCCAGCACACCTGCCACGCGCGCCTGGGCAAGGAAGACGCCGCGCCCAACGAATGGCCGCCCTCGCCGCTGCGGCTCTTCCAGGCGATGGTCGCGGGCGCCGCGGCGCGCTGGGCCGGCGATGACGGCTCAACCCGCGCCGCACTCACCGCCCAGGCGCCGGTCGCTGCGCTGGGATGGCTGGCGAATCTATGCGCCGCGACGCCTCCGACGATCCTGGCGCCGCGCGCCGTCACGGGCCAGACCGTGCCGCGCTACGTCCCCAACAACTCCGCCGACCTCGTCGCCGCGAAGTGGTCCCGGGGCGATGTGCTCGCCATGTTCGAGGACCGCACGAAGAAGGTCTTCCGCCCGACGCACCTGCTCGACGGCGATACGGTCCACTATCTGTGGCCGCTCGACGAGACGAGCGAGCGCCAAGCCCGCCAGAACGAACCGACCATCGCCGCCGCCGCGCGCTGCATCGTTGCGCTCGGCTGGGGCATCGACGCCGCCATTGGCGATGCCCGCATCATCGACGAACCCCAGGCCGCCAGGCTATCTGGCGAGCGATGGGAACCGGGGCGCGTCGGCACGCCCGGCCTGCGCCTTCCTGTCTCGAACACACTTGACGCGCTCATAGACCGTCATGCAAAGTTCCTCGATCGCCTGAAGGATGGCGTGTTCCACCCCGTGCCGCGCTTGCGCGCGTTCAGCACCTCCGCGTACCGCCGAGCGTCCGACGTGCCCCCCCGTCCCTTCGCGGCTTTCGCCCTCCGCCGGCTTGACGATCCCGAAAAGTCTCGGCCGTTTGGCGTCGAGAACGCTGCCAAGGTCGCTGCTATGCTCCGCCACGTCGCCTGCAAGGCCACCCAGAAGGATCGTGACTATTGGGCCGCCGTCCCTGGCGGCTCGAACATGTATGTCGCTGGCCATACGCGCGACGATCCTGCGCTCACGCGCGGCCCCACGCCCCCACGTTTTTCCTACTTACCGCTGCCCTCGATCGGTAGCCCGTACGCTGACGGCATGATCCGGCGTGTCCTCGTCGCCGAACCGCACGACGGAGACGGGCGGCACGCCAAGTGGGCCGCGATGCGCCTCGCAGCATCGGACTTGATCGACGAGGACACCGGTGAAGCGGTCGCGACGCTCGAACGGCTCGACCCGACCGACCGCGTGCTGCGGATGTTCACGCAGCGCTCGCGCGCGTGGATCACCGCCACGCCGATCGTCCTCCCGGGCTACGACGGGCTCAAGGCCACCAAGGCGGCGAAGCTGCTATCCCGCGCCTGCGACCAGGCGGGCCTGCCATCGGGTTCGGTGGAGTCGTTCGAGTTCATCGGCCCGCCGGCGCACACGGGCGGTGCCGGACGGTTCTTCGTGCCGAAATATCTCCGCCGGTGGCCGCTCCGCTGGGCCGTGCTACACTTCACGGAGAAAGTTGAGGGTCCGCTCGCTCTGGGAGCGGGCCGGCATTGTGGCCTGGGTGCGTTGTCGGCGATTGACCCGCGAGCGTGA
- a CDS encoding MCP four helix bundle domain-containing protein, which produces MGKLVGGFFLSGAIALALSGTGYYAITTTAADIDEIGEVRVPTLNSILHLSVAQMEIRAINNTLMNAGFTSAEREQMRGDLTRVWRDIEAAWTEYESLPHTPEETALWREFQPAFAEWKKMASEFLTVNHAWERALASGHEEAERAAYEEGRTKLVAIRASFATCSRILEDLIKVNVDICHREVVESQARAQWLTTLMLILGTSAVFVTLTLGIFITRSITVPLRNTFKGLKTCSTHELRETGQTLLRIIGGMSEGADQVNDAAAQVSAVSQQLAEGASEQASSLEETSAALEEVSAMTRQNATNAKDANQVASEANVAAQDGEKTMSGINEASDKISKIIKVIEEIAFQTNLLALNAAVEAARAGEHGKGFAVVAEEVRNLAQRAAGAAKETTSLIEESVAKSRDGVSAIKAIVSGVTRVSELVSGISSASDEQAEGVQQVTTAVSQMDQVTQSNAAGAEEAASAAEELAAQAASVKGLVGELLALVENTSTATSNSVPPRRLLNTVHAAHTPLVESKVGRTRAKRVPLQAAPVKAAATTGTTDPNLNEF; this is translated from the coding sequence TTGGGCAAACTAGTGGGTGGTTTTTTCCTGTCGGGCGCGATCGCCCTTGCACTCAGTGGCACGGGGTACTACGCCATCACCACCACGGCCGCTGACATCGACGAGATTGGCGAAGTACGTGTGCCCACCCTGAATAGCATCCTGCACCTGTCCGTCGCCCAGATGGAAATCCGGGCCATCAACAACACCTTGATGAACGCCGGCTTCACCTCGGCCGAGCGTGAGCAGATGCGCGGCGATCTAACGCGCGTCTGGCGTGACATTGAGGCCGCCTGGACCGAGTACGAGTCGCTGCCGCATACGCCTGAAGAAACCGCTCTTTGGCGCGAGTTCCAGCCGGCCTTCGCCGAATGGAAGAAGATGGCGAGTGAATTCCTGACGGTGAACCACGCGTGGGAACGCGCGCTGGCCAGCGGTCATGAAGAGGCGGAGCGCGCCGCCTACGAAGAAGGACGTACAAAGCTGGTCGCGATCCGCGCTTCGTTCGCTACCTGCAGCCGCATCCTCGAAGACCTCATCAAGGTTAACGTCGACATCTGCCACCGGGAGGTGGTCGAGAGCCAGGCCCGTGCCCAGTGGCTCACGACGCTGATGCTGATTCTCGGGACTTCGGCCGTGTTCGTCACGTTGACGCTCGGCATCTTCATTACTCGCAGCATCACGGTGCCGCTGCGGAACACCTTCAAGGGTCTCAAGACCTGCAGCACGCATGAACTGCGTGAAACCGGCCAGACGCTGCTGCGCATCATCGGTGGGATGTCCGAAGGCGCCGACCAGGTCAACGACGCCGCGGCGCAGGTCTCCGCCGTCTCCCAGCAACTGGCCGAGGGCGCCAGTGAGCAGGCCTCTTCGCTCGAGGAGACTTCGGCCGCGCTCGAAGAAGTCTCCGCGATGACGCGGCAGAATGCCACCAACGCGAAGGACGCCAACCAGGTGGCCAGCGAGGCGAACGTCGCGGCCCAGGACGGCGAGAAGACCATGAGTGGCATCAACGAGGCGAGCGACAAGATCAGCAAGATCATCAAGGTCATCGAAGAGATCGCCTTCCAGACCAACCTGCTGGCGCTGAACGCGGCGGTGGAGGCCGCCCGGGCCGGCGAACACGGCAAGGGCTTCGCGGTCGTGGCCGAGGAGGTCCGCAACCTGGCCCAGCGTGCGGCCGGAGCGGCCAAGGAGACGACCAGTTTGATCGAGGAGTCGGTCGCGAAATCGCGGGACGGCGTCTCCGCGATCAAGGCCATCGTCAGCGGCGTCACGCGCGTGTCCGAACTCGTCAGCGGGATCTCAAGTGCGAGCGACGAGCAGGCCGAGGGCGTGCAGCAGGTTACGACGGCCGTCTCGCAGATGGACCAGGTCACCCAGTCCAATGCCGCGGGCGCCGAGGAGGCCGCGTCCGCCGCGGAGGAACTCGCGGCGCAGGCCGCCTCCGTCAAGGGTCTCGTCGGCGAGCTCCTGGCGCTGGTCGAGAATACCTCCACAGCGACGAGCAACAGCGTGCCGCCACGCCGGTTGCTGAACACGGTTCATGCGGCCCATACGCCACTCGTGGAATCCAAGGTCGGTAGAACCCGTGCCAAGCGCGTGCCGCTACAAGCGGCCCCGGTGAAGGCCGCGGCGACAACCGGTACGACTGATCCGAACCTGAACGAGTTCTAG